Proteins from a genomic interval of Nocardia sp. BMG51109:
- a CDS encoding NAD(P)-binding domain-containing protein gives MTAPDFEILVIGAGQAGLSAGYHLKRLGLRPERDFLIIDHAPGPGGAWQFRWPSLTLTTVNGVHDLPGMSFAETLPEHSETAEAVTAVPHYFELYEKRFELRVRRPASVRVVCDRATSASCPDQQVDGLLHAETDGGATESVPSEVRVRGLINATGTWDKPFVPYCPGAETFAGRQLHAHDFRTAYEFAGKHVVVVGAGVSAVQLLDEISQVTTTTWVSRTEPRWREGPFTPDEGRRAVAMVEDRVRRGLPPRSVVSVTGLPVDDRVRAARDRGALEWHPMFQRIEPEGVRYADGTFLPAQVILWATGFRSALDHLAPLRLRGPGGGITMTGRLATRVAADPRIHLLGYGPSASTIGANRAGRAAAVELTTHLGLRG, from the coding sequence GTGACCGCACCCGATTTCGAGATCCTGGTGATCGGCGCCGGCCAGGCCGGGCTGTCGGCCGGTTATCACCTGAAGCGGCTGGGTCTGCGGCCCGAGCGGGACTTTCTCATTATCGATCATGCGCCCGGCCCGGGCGGGGCGTGGCAGTTCCGGTGGCCGTCGCTGACCTTGACCACGGTCAACGGGGTGCACGACCTGCCCGGTATGTCGTTCGCCGAGACGCTGCCGGAGCATTCCGAGACCGCCGAGGCCGTCACCGCGGTTCCGCACTACTTCGAGCTGTACGAGAAGCGATTCGAGCTGCGCGTGCGGCGCCCGGCCTCGGTGCGGGTGGTCTGCGATCGGGCCACCTCCGCCAGCTGCCCGGACCAACAGGTCGACGGGCTACTACATGCCGAAACCGACGGCGGCGCAACGGAATCCGTGCCCAGCGAGGTGCGGGTGCGCGGGCTGATCAACGCGACCGGGACGTGGGACAAGCCGTTCGTCCCCTACTGCCCGGGTGCGGAGACGTTCGCCGGTCGGCAGCTGCATGCGCACGATTTCCGTACCGCCTACGAATTCGCCGGTAAGCACGTGGTGGTGGTCGGTGCCGGGGTGTCCGCGGTGCAGCTGTTGGACGAGATCTCCCAGGTGACGACCACGACCTGGGTGTCCCGGACCGAGCCTCGGTGGCGGGAGGGGCCGTTCACGCCCGACGAGGGCCGGCGCGCGGTGGCGATGGTCGAGGATCGGGTGCGGCGCGGCCTGCCGCCGCGGTCGGTGGTCTCGGTGACCGGACTGCCCGTCGACGACCGCGTTCGGGCCGCTCGCGATCGCGGTGCGCTGGAGTGGCATCCGATGTTCCAGCGCATCGAGCCGGAGGGGGTGCGTTATGCCGACGGCACCTTTCTGCCCGCGCAGGTCATCCTGTGGGCCACCGGCTTTCGCAGTGCCCTCGATCATCTGGCGCCGCTGCGCCTGCGCGGGCCCGGCGGCGGCATCACCATGACCGGCCGCCTGGCCACCCGGGTCGCCGCCGATCCGCGCATCCACCTGCTCGGCTACGGTCCGTCGGCCAGCACCATCGGGGCCAACCGGGCCGGGCGGGCCGCGGCCGTCGAACTCACCACCCACCTCGGCCTGCGCGGCTGA